A DNA window from Mobula birostris isolate sMobBir1 chromosome 3, sMobBir1.hap1, whole genome shotgun sequence contains the following coding sequences:
- the LOC140195573 gene encoding 5-beta-cholestane-3-alpha,7-alpha-diol 12-alpha-hydroxylase-like — translation MSYVLFILLSLVIILVAFLYFLGALRRRGPNEPPLDTGYLPWFGHVLSFRRNTEQFLQEMQKKYGDIFTVQLAGCYITFLMDPISYGAVMKVSRSKLDFEKFAVELVERVFGYHAQQNDHKLLEAISNKQLMGDGLVVLTQAMMINLQKLMLHRTADCTREWKQDGLFNYCYNIVFRAGYLSLFGNEPTKGDQDRANKLDRENSEQLYYEFRKYDRLFPRLAYAVLPPKEKLEAERLKRLFWSSLSVQKVRNREQTSGWVTERQRQMDEQGVHLDMQSRYMFLLLWASQGNTGPSAFWLLLSLCRSPKALNAVRAEVDELLAQTGQQATAGGPLVNLTRDMLQKTPVLDSAVEESLRMYAAPLLLRTVMEDFELSMADGRRYLLRKGDRVAVFPHLSVQMDQELHPRPHSFQFDRFLNADGTKKTDFYKRGQKLKYYNMPWGAGVSMCPGRFFATNELKQFVFLMLCYFDFELVNPEEDIPPIDSNRWGFGIMQPTYDVQFRYRFRF, via the coding sequence ATGTCTTACGTGCTGTTTATTCTTTTGAGCCTGGTAATCATTCTCGTCGCCTTCCTTTACTTCCTGGGCGCTTTGAGAAGGAGGGGACCGAACGAGCCGCCTCTGGATACCGGCTACCTGCCATGGTTCGGCCACGTCCTGTCCTTCCGAAGGAACACAGAGCAGTTCCTGCAGGAGATGCAGAAAAAGTATGGGGATATCTTCACAGTCCAGCTGGCCGGCTGTTACATTACATTCCTGATGGACCCGATATCCTACGGAGCCGTGATGAAGGTGTCGAGATCGAAATTAGACTTTGAAAAGTTTGCAGTTGAGTTGGTTGAAAGGGTATTCGGTTATCACGCCCAACAAaatgaccataagctgctggaggCAATAAGTAACAAACAGCTCATGGGGGACGGTTTGGTTGTTCTGACCCAAGCCATGATGATAAATCTACAGAAACTGATGCTTCACAGGACTGCGGACTGTACCAGAGAATGGAAGCAAGATGGACTGTTTAATTACTGCTACAATATAGTATTCAGGGCGGGCTACCTCTCTCTGTTCGGTAACGAACCAACCAAGGGAGATCAGGACCGTGCTAATAAACTGGACCGAGAAAACTCGGAACAACTCTACTATGAGTTCAGGAAATACGACCGACTGTTTCCCAGGCTCGCTTACGCTGTACTCCCGCCCAAGGAGAAGCTGGAAGCCGAGAGGCTTAAGAGGCTGTTCTGGAGCTCACTCTCTGTGCAGAAAGTGAGAAACCGGGAACAGACCAGCGGCTGGGTGACGGAGCGCCAGCGCCAGATGGATGAACAAGGAGTTCACTTGGATATGCAGAGCCGCTACATGTTCCTACTGCTCTGGGCGTCTCAGGGAAACACCGGTCCCTCGGCTTTCTGGCTCCTCTTAAGCCTTTGCCGTAGTCCCAAAGCCTTGAACGCGGTGCGAGCCGAAGTGGACGAGCTGCTGGCGCAGACCGGCCAGCAAGCGACGGCGGGCGGGCCACTGGTCAACCTGACCCGGGATATGCTTCAGAAGACTCCGGTGCTGGACAGTGCCGTGGAGGAGAGCCTGCGTATGTACGCCGCTCCACTACTGTTAAGGACCGTGATGGAGGACTTTGAGCTGTCTATGGCTGACGGCCGGCGCTACTTGCTGCGGAAAGGGGACCGGGTGGCTGTTTTCCCTCACCTTTCGGTACAGATGGACCAGGAACTGCATCCGCGGCCGCACTCCTTCCAGTTCGACCGGTTCCTCAATGCGGACGGGACAAAGAAGACGGACTTCTACAAGAGGGGCCAGAAGCTGAAGTATTACAACATGCCTTGGGGGGCTGGCGTCAGTATGTGTCCCGGTCGCTTCTTCGCCACCAACGAACTAAAGCAGTTTGTTTTCCTCATGCTCTGCTACTTCGACTTCGAGCTGGTGAACCCCGAGGAGGATATACCGCCCATTGACAGTAATCGCTGGGGCTTTGGCATAATGCAGCCTACTTACGATGTCCAGTTCAGATACCGCTTCAGGTTTTAG